One genomic window of Stenotrophomonas lactitubi includes the following:
- a CDS encoding leucyl aminopeptidase family protein — translation MSEITGFTADTTAALPLHVLDRSQFEAWKNSQSAATQAWLKSQGFTAGAHSVALLPGADGLAGAVIGVGDRADAYSYAHAPHALPEGSVWQLASELPAAEQALLQLGWGLGSYRFDRYRKRNRTPAQLVAAPTGEVADLIAASLRVRDWVNTPTEDMGPQQLEDAARALAEAHGAQVEAITGDELLAQNFPAIHAVGRASHRAPRLIVLRWGKASDPALALVGKGVCFDTGGLDIKPADGMRNMKKDMGGAAHALALAGLVMAQQLPVRLTLLVPAVENAIGPDAFRPGEVIATRKGLSVEIDNTDAEGRVILCDALTFAGEQKPDLVLDFATLTGAARIALGPDLPALFSNDDTVAQQWLQAGDATRDPVWRMPLWRPYLRYLSSGIADLANAGSRMAGSVTAALYLERFLEDGQRWAHLDVYAWNDGERPGRPAGGEALALRSAWAMLKARYA, via the coding sequence ATGAGCGAGATCACTGGTTTCACCGCCGACACCACCGCCGCGCTGCCGTTGCACGTGCTGGACCGCAGCCAGTTCGAGGCGTGGAAGAACAGCCAGTCCGCTGCAACCCAGGCGTGGTTGAAGTCGCAGGGGTTCACTGCCGGCGCGCATTCGGTTGCGCTGCTGCCCGGCGCCGATGGCCTGGCGGGCGCGGTGATCGGCGTCGGCGATCGCGCCGATGCCTACAGCTACGCCCATGCACCGCATGCCCTGCCGGAAGGCAGCGTGTGGCAGCTGGCCAGCGAACTGCCGGCCGCCGAACAGGCGCTGCTGCAGCTGGGCTGGGGCCTGGGCAGCTACCGCTTCGACCGCTACCGCAAGCGCAACCGCACGCCGGCCCAGCTGGTTGCCGCACCGACCGGCGAGGTGGCCGACCTGATCGCCGCCAGCCTGCGCGTGCGTGACTGGGTCAACACGCCGACCGAAGACATGGGCCCGCAGCAGCTGGAAGACGCCGCGCGTGCCCTGGCTGAAGCGCACGGCGCGCAGGTTGAAGCCATCACCGGCGACGAACTGCTGGCGCAGAACTTCCCCGCCATCCATGCCGTGGGCCGCGCCTCGCACCGCGCGCCGCGGCTGATCGTGCTGCGCTGGGGCAAGGCGTCCGACCCGGCGCTGGCGCTGGTCGGCAAGGGCGTGTGCTTCGATACCGGCGGCCTGGATATCAAGCCGGCCGATGGCATGCGCAACATGAAGAAGGACATGGGCGGCGCCGCACACGCGCTGGCACTGGCCGGGCTGGTGATGGCCCAGCAGTTGCCGGTGCGCCTGACGCTGCTGGTTCCGGCGGTGGAAAATGCGATCGGCCCGGATGCCTTCCGTCCGGGCGAAGTGATCGCCACCCGCAAGGGCCTGAGCGTGGAAATCGACAACACCGACGCCGAAGGCCGAGTGATCCTGTGCGACGCGCTGACCTTCGCCGGTGAGCAGAAGCCGGACCTTGTGCTGGACTTCGCCACCCTGACCGGCGCGGCACGCATCGCGCTGGGTCCTGATCTGCCGGCGCTGTTCAGCAACGATGACACGGTTGCCCAGCAGTGGCTGCAGGCTGGCGACGCCACCCGCGACCCGGTGTGGCGCATGCCGCTGTGGCGCCCGTACCTGCGTTACCTGAGCAGCGGCATCGCCGACCTGGCCAACGCCGGTTCGCGCATGGCCGGCTCGGTGACCGCCGCGCTGTACCTGGAACGCTTCCTGGAAGATGGCCAGCGCTGGGCACATCTGGACGTGTATGCCTGGAACGATGGCGAGCGCCCGGGCCGCCCGGCCGGTGGCGAAGCCCTCGCCCTGCGTTCGGCCTGGGCGATGCTGAAAGCGCGTTACGCCTGA
- a CDS encoding HAD family hydrolase → MKFPVLAITLDLDDTLWPFAPIGARIDQVLFDWMREHSPATAAMYPVAAMRELRERSFRDNPHLHFDLSALRRLTIQEALENSGASLDLLEPAYEVFYAARNQVECYPDALDALARIAARVPVAALSNGNADLERIGLAHHFSFQLGAREHGAAKPEASIFHAACDRLGVAPAQVLHVGDHVEMDVAGAMAAGLRGCWINREAATWNHPQLQPDLQFDTLTGLADWLDANLDAADADESRST, encoded by the coding sequence GTGAAATTTCCTGTCCTTGCCATTACCCTCGACCTCGACGATACGCTGTGGCCGTTCGCTCCGATCGGCGCCCGCATCGACCAGGTCCTGTTCGACTGGATGCGTGAACACAGCCCCGCCACCGCCGCAATGTATCCGGTGGCGGCCATGCGCGAACTGCGCGAGCGCTCGTTCCGCGACAACCCCCACCTGCATTTCGACCTGAGCGCGCTGCGCCGGCTGACGATCCAGGAGGCGCTGGAAAACAGTGGCGCCAGCCTGGATCTTCTGGAACCGGCGTATGAAGTGTTCTACGCCGCGCGCAACCAGGTGGAGTGCTACCCCGATGCGCTCGACGCCCTGGCGCGGATCGCCGCGCGGGTGCCGGTGGCCGCGTTGAGCAACGGCAACGCCGACCTGGAACGGATCGGCCTGGCCCATCACTTCAGTTTCCAGCTGGGCGCGCGCGAGCATGGCGCGGCCAAGCCCGAAGCGAGCATTTTCCACGCCGCCTGCGACCGCCTGGGCGTCGCCCCGGCGCAGGTGCTGCACGTGGGCGACCACGTCGAGATGGACGTGGCCGGCGCGATGGCTGCCGGCCTGCGCGGCTGCTGGATCAACCGCGAAGCGGCCACCTGGAACCATCCGCAGCTGCAGCCTGACCTGCAGTTCGACACTCTCACCGGCCTGGCCGATTGGCTCGATGCCAACCTCGACGCCGCCGACGCTGACGAATCCCGGAGTACCTGA
- a CDS encoding AI-2E family transporter, whose protein sequence is MSESLLSPSSPAPDAPAPLPPAPRPRGPMSLVILATLAVAFTLWAAQDIILPVLLAMFFALVGNPILRLLQKLWIPRALGALLVLGAGLGVTGALAVQLIGPAMDWAQEAPQQLRKVARQVQDLTKPVQQANQAAENFARVAGGDGNRKVQVIRTQLDDPYRMLTRAPRLAASVLAVVLLTLFFMIYGQSLQRAAIALFPNRQQQRFTSDILRSIEHEVSRYVLTISVINTVVGLLLAGVLMLLGIGLQEALLWGTVAALLNFAPYVGPLLGVALMLLMGFVEFRDPLQALLPAAAYLTLHTLEGQMVTPIVLGRQMKLSPLVLILALMVFGWAWGMIGLLLAVPLLVCIKLVLARLEGMQGWARLLE, encoded by the coding sequence ATGAGCGAGTCCCTGTTGTCCCCGTCGTCGCCTGCGCCGGACGCCCCCGCACCGCTGCCCCCCGCCCCGCGCCCACGTGGCCCGATGTCGCTGGTGATACTGGCGACCCTGGCCGTGGCGTTCACCCTGTGGGCGGCGCAGGACATCATCCTGCCCGTCCTGCTGGCGATGTTCTTCGCCCTGGTCGGCAACCCGATCCTGCGGCTGCTGCAGAAGCTGTGGATTCCGCGCGCGCTCGGCGCCCTGCTGGTGCTGGGTGCCGGACTGGGCGTGACCGGTGCATTGGCGGTGCAGCTGATCGGCCCGGCGATGGACTGGGCACAGGAAGCACCGCAGCAGCTGCGCAAGGTCGCGCGCCAGGTGCAGGACCTGACCAAGCCGGTGCAGCAGGCCAACCAGGCGGCGGAGAATTTCGCGCGCGTGGCCGGCGGCGACGGCAACCGCAAGGTGCAGGTGATCCGCACCCAGCTGGACGATCCGTACCGCATGCTCACGCGCGCGCCGCGGCTGGCCGCCTCGGTGCTGGCCGTGGTGCTGCTGACATTGTTCTTCATGATCTACGGCCAGAGCCTGCAGCGCGCGGCGATCGCCCTGTTCCCGAACCGGCAGCAGCAGCGATTTACCAGCGATATCCTGCGCTCGATCGAGCATGAGGTATCGCGCTACGTGTTGACCATCAGCGTGATCAACACCGTGGTCGGCCTGCTGTTGGCCGGCGTGCTGATGCTGCTGGGCATCGGCCTGCAGGAGGCCCTGCTGTGGGGCACCGTCGCGGCGCTGCTGAATTTCGCGCCCTATGTCGGCCCGCTGCTCGGCGTGGCATTGATGCTGCTGATGGGCTTCGTCGAGTTCCGCGACCCGCTGCAGGCGCTGCTGCCTGCGGCCGCCTACCTGACCCTGCATACCCTGGAAGGGCAGATGGTGACGCCGATCGTGCTTGGCCGGCAGATGAAACTGTCACCGCTGGTGCTGATCCTGGCGCTGATGGTGTTCGGCTGGGCCTGGGGCATGATCGGCCTGCTGCTGGCGGTGCCGCTGCTGGTCTGCATCAAGCTGGTGTTGGCACGACTGGAGGGCATGCAGGGCTGGGCGCGCTTGCTGGAGTGA
- a CDS encoding protein sip-5 — MKFGALQRRVKRCEQVMAVRIGETQGNWGVLSQVWRQGWSPLRIVVVGLAGGFIAGKLEVPGEVNGARWLQMVGSVSSLFASAQAAFATVVAAQAAETADDAAEQADEATGQPPPAAARPAAQPAPAPEPDSELRGPRPAEAATELSER, encoded by the coding sequence ATGAAGTTCGGTGCACTGCAGCGGCGGGTGAAGCGCTGCGAACAGGTGATGGCCGTACGCATCGGCGAAACCCAGGGCAACTGGGGCGTGCTCAGCCAGGTCTGGCGACAGGGCTGGTCGCCACTGCGCATCGTGGTGGTCGGTCTGGCCGGCGGTTTCATCGCCGGCAAGCTGGAGGTTCCGGGCGAGGTCAACGGTGCGCGTTGGCTGCAGATGGTGGGCTCTGTTTCCAGCCTGTTCGCCAGCGCGCAGGCCGCGTTTGCCACCGTGGTGGCGGCGCAGGCGGCAGAAACCGCAGACGATGCCGCCGAGCAGGCGGATGAAGCCACCGGGCAGCCGCCTCCCGCAGCGGCACGACCGGCAGCGCAGCCGGCACCTGCGCCCGAGCCCGACTCGGAGCTGCGTGGGCCGCGTCCGGCCGAAGCGGCCACCGAATTGTCCGAACGTTGA
- a CDS encoding phage holin family protein, with amino-acid sequence MSEDTTQRPDPAATPPLDESIRQVGAAGRATVDSAKHSLRSLRRLASADFALARSAFGRALAWAGVAIVFGASAWLLMAATLIALLQSFGLSWLQALLITSLLSLAVTGYAIWRVSYFFHHTGMHATRRQLSRLGLFDEPTDDDPDAGVQIPEGKP; translated from the coding sequence GTGAGCGAAGACACCACGCAACGTCCCGATCCGGCGGCCACGCCGCCGTTGGACGAGAGCATCCGCCAGGTCGGCGCTGCCGGCCGGGCGACCGTCGATTCGGCCAAGCACTCGCTGCGTTCGCTGCGCCGGTTGGCGTCGGCGGACTTCGCGCTTGCTCGCAGCGCGTTCGGGCGTGCGTTGGCTTGGGCCGGCGTCGCCATCGTGTTCGGCGCCTCGGCGTGGCTGCTGATGGCCGCCACCCTGATCGCCCTGCTGCAGAGCTTCGGCCTGAGCTGGCTGCAGGCGCTGCTGATCACCTCGTTGCTGAGCCTGGCCGTCACCGGCTATGCGATCTGGCGGGTTTCGTACTTCTTCCACCACACCGGCATGCACGCCACCCGGCGCCAGTTGTCCCGGTTGGGCCTGTTCGATGAGCCCACCGATGATGATCCCGATGCCGGCGTGCAGATTCCGGAGGGCAAGCCATGA
- a CDS encoding Do family serine endopeptidase — translation MRPLPTLLTLAIAAAFGGFVATGLNAHLDNRADAAPLPAVLPTTAALPASVAGQAVPSLAPMLEKAMPAVVSVNTKQVVRVRNPFFNDPFFRRLFPDIPQERINESLGSGVIIDATEGLVLTNHHVIDNADDVQVTLADGRTVKAEFLGSDRDTDIALIRIPAQNLTDIKLGNSDQLRVGDFVVAIGNPFGFSQTVTSGIVSAVGRSGIRGLGYQNFIQTDASINPGNSGGALVNLQGQLVGINTASFNPQGSMAGNIGLGLAIPSNLARSVVDQLVKHGVVVRGTLGIESQNLSAQIAQGLGLGETRGALVTRVLAGSAGAAAGLKPGDVVVSANGQRVDSAEALHNVEGLAAVGSVLTLDVRREGKPLQIKATLKEQARVVSGESLDPRLTGASFVDLPESLRQSGVGGVLVSEVKRGSRAATNGLQQGDIITDATVGEFADLASWRANFQQRPPTLVLRVLRNNGQQQGQLVMR, via the coding sequence ATGCGACCGCTTCCCACCCTGCTTACGCTCGCAATCGCTGCTGCCTTCGGCGGCTTCGTTGCCACCGGCCTCAACGCGCATCTGGACAACCGTGCCGATGCCGCACCGCTGCCAGCGGTGCTGCCCACCACTGCGGCACTGCCGGCATCGGTCGCCGGGCAGGCGGTGCCATCGCTTGCACCGATGCTGGAAAAGGCGATGCCGGCGGTGGTCAGCGTCAACACCAAGCAGGTGGTGCGGGTGCGCAACCCGTTCTTCAACGACCCGTTCTTCCGCCGCCTGTTCCCGGACATTCCGCAGGAGCGGATCAACGAATCGCTCGGTTCGGGTGTCATCATCGATGCCACCGAAGGCCTGGTGCTGACCAACCACCACGTCATCGACAACGCCGATGACGTGCAGGTGACACTGGCCGATGGGCGCACGGTCAAGGCCGAATTCCTCGGCTCGGACCGCGACACCGACATCGCGCTGATCCGCATTCCGGCGCAGAACCTGACCGACATCAAGCTGGGCAACAGCGACCAGCTGCGGGTGGGCGACTTCGTGGTCGCCATCGGCAATCCGTTCGGTTTCAGCCAGACGGTCACCTCGGGCATCGTCTCGGCGGTGGGCCGCAGTGGCATCCGCGGGCTGGGCTACCAGAACTTCATCCAGACCGATGCGTCGATCAACCCGGGCAATTCCGGTGGCGCGCTGGTCAACCTGCAGGGCCAGCTGGTGGGCATCAACACCGCCAGCTTCAACCCGCAGGGCAGCATGGCCGGCAACATCGGCCTGGGCCTGGCGATTCCGTCGAACCTGGCCCGCAGCGTGGTCGACCAGCTGGTCAAGCATGGCGTGGTGGTGCGCGGTACGCTGGGCATCGAAAGCCAGAACCTGAGCGCGCAGATCGCGCAGGGCCTGGGCCTGGGCGAAACCCGTGGCGCACTGGTGACCCGCGTGCTGGCAGGCTCGGCCGGTGCCGCTGCAGGGCTGAAGCCGGGCGACGTGGTGGTCTCGGCCAACGGCCAGCGTGTGGACAGTGCCGAAGCACTGCACAACGTGGAAGGCCTGGCGGCGGTGGGCAGCGTGCTGACTCTGGACGTTCGCCGCGAAGGCAAGCCGCTGCAGATCAAGGCAACGCTGAAGGAACAGGCGCGCGTGGTCAGCGGCGAGAGCCTGGACCCGCGCCTGACCGGTGCCAGCTTCGTCGACCTGCCCGAATCGCTGCGCCAGTCCGGCGTGGGCGGCGTGCTGGTCAGCGAGGTCAAGCGCGGCAGCCGCGCGGCGACCAATGGCCTGCAGCAGGGCGACATCATCACCGATGCCACGGTTGGCGAATTCGCCGACCTGGCCAGCTGGCGCGCCAATTTCCAGCAGCGCCCGCCAACCCTGGTGCTGCGCGTGCTGCGCAACAATGGCCAGCAGCAGGGCCAGTTGGTGATGCGGTGA
- a CDS encoding histone — MSNGNGVSVVTDAVENVKETATNVGETIAHAAEDAVKSVKKTVKRARKAATTRVAKAKKVVAKVEKTVAKKAEKAAKSVGKTVANAKKKLEAAKKNAKAEAAALKKEVAKKKAAAGKTVTKKAAAAKKTTKAAGKKVATVKKAATKKVATAKKAVAKKTAAAKKVVGKKVATAKKAVAKKTVAAKKVVGKKVATAKKAVAKKTVAAKKVAGKKTVAAKKVVGKKTVAAKKVVGKKTAAAKKVVGKKTAAAKKVVGKKTAVAKKVVGKKVAATRKTVAKKAAPLKKAVAKKAAPLKKAVAKKAPAKKAVRKAAKRK; from the coding sequence ATGAGCAACGGTAATGGTGTGTCGGTCGTGACCGACGCCGTCGAGAACGTGAAAGAAACCGCCACCAACGTCGGCGAGACCATCGCCCACGCCGCCGAAGACGCAGTGAAGTCGGTCAAGAAGACCGTCAAGCGCGCCCGCAAGGCTGCCACCACCCGCGTCGCCAAGGCCAAGAAGGTCGTGGCCAAGGTCGAGAAGACCGTTGCCAAGAAGGCCGAGAAGGCCGCCAAGTCGGTCGGCAAGACCGTTGCCAACGCCAAGAAGAAGCTGGAAGCGGCCAAGAAGAACGCCAAGGCCGAAGCGGCTGCCCTGAAGAAGGAAGTGGCCAAGAAGAAGGCGGCTGCCGGCAAGACCGTGACCAAGAAGGCTGCTGCTGCCAAGAAGACCACCAAGGCTGCCGGCAAGAAGGTCGCCACCGTGAAGAAGGCCGCCACCAAGAAGGTTGCGACCGCCAAGAAGGCTGTGGCCAAGAAGACCGCTGCTGCCAAGAAGGTTGTCGGCAAGAAGGTCGCTACCGCCAAGAAGGCTGTAGCCAAGAAGACCGTGGCCGCCAAGAAGGTTGTCGGCAAGAAGGTCGCGACCGCCAAGAAGGCTGTGGCCAAGAAGACCGTCGCTGCCAAGAAGGTCGCCGGCAAGAAGACCGTCGCCGCCAAGAAGGTTGTCGGCAAGAAGACCGTCGCTGCCAAGAAGGTCGTCGGCAAGAAGACCGCCGCTGCCAAGAAGGTTGTCGGCAAGAAGACCGCTGCTGCCAAGAAGGTCGTCGGCAAGAAGACCGCCGTCGCCAAGAAGGTTGTCGGCAAGAAGGTCGCCGCTACCCGCAAGACCGTGGCCAAGAAGGCTGCACCGCTGAAGAAGGCCGTGGCCAAGAAGGCTGCACCGCTGAAGAAGGCCGTGGCCAAGAAGGCTCCGGCCAAGAAGGCCGTGCGCAAGGCTGCCAAGCGCAAGTAA
- a CDS encoding DUF1428 domain-containing protein, with protein sequence MSYIDGFVLAVPTANKEKFLAHARSADVVFLEYGALRVVEGWGDDVPHGKTTDFFGAVKATTEETVVFSWIEWPDKATRDAGMQKMMEDPRLDPTKNPMPFDGARMIYGGFEPIFELKR encoded by the coding sequence ATGAGTTACATCGATGGTTTCGTACTGGCGGTGCCGACCGCCAACAAGGAGAAATTCCTCGCCCACGCCCGCAGCGCCGATGTGGTGTTCCTGGAATACGGAGCGCTGCGGGTAGTCGAAGGCTGGGGCGATGACGTGCCACATGGCAAGACCACCGACTTCTTCGGCGCGGTGAAAGCCACGACGGAGGAAACGGTGGTGTTTTCCTGGATCGAGTGGCCGGACAAGGCCACCCGCGATGCAGGCATGCAGAAGATGATGGAAGACCCGCGGTTGGACCCGACGAAGAATCCCATGCCGTTCGACGGTGCGCGGATGATCTACGGCGGATTCGAGCCGATCTTCGAACTCAAGCGCTGA
- a CDS encoding OmpO family porin produces the protein MKNSLIALALAAALPFTASAAENLSYNYAEADYAKTDVDGIKADGWGVKGSYGFLPNFHAFGEYSRQEVDHTNIKVDQWKVGAGYNVEIAPSTDFVARVAYQKFDRKHGLDFNGYSAEAGIRTAFGAHAEVYGLVGYEDYSKKHGVDIDSQWYGRLGGQVKLNQNWGLNGELKMNRHGDKEYTVGPRFSW, from the coding sequence ATGAAGAATTCGCTGATTGCTCTGGCTCTGGCCGCTGCCCTGCCGTTCACCGCTTCGGCCGCCGAGAACCTGTCCTACAACTACGCTGAGGCTGATTACGCCAAGACCGACGTTGACGGCATCAAGGCTGATGGCTGGGGCGTGAAGGGTTCCTACGGCTTCCTGCCGAACTTCCACGCTTTCGGCGAATACAGCCGTCAGGAAGTCGACCACACCAACATCAAGGTTGACCAGTGGAAGGTCGGTGCCGGCTACAACGTCGAAATCGCTCCGTCGACCGACTTCGTTGCCCGCGTTGCCTACCAGAAGTTCGACCGCAAGCACGGCCTGGATTTCAACGGCTACAGCGCTGAAGCCGGTATCCGTACCGCGTTCGGTGCCCACGCTGAGGTCTACGGCCTGGTCGGTTACGAAGACTATTCGAAGAAGCACGGCGTCGACATCGACAGCCAGTGGTACGGCCGCCTGGGTGGTCAGGTCAAGCTGAACCAGAACTGGGGCCTGAACGGCGAGCTGAAGATGAACCGTCACGGCGACAAGGAATACACCGTCGGCCCGCGCTTCAGCTGGTAA
- a CDS encoding response regulator transcription factor produces MPPVLPPLLPDRPRRLALLDPHPVLRLGVEVLLRQQSGVHVRGSYANERDLLQLLESEPGCVDLLVIDALPLGDLGDGLQLLRGLSRRWPSVPILVLSAHCNASTVATTMQAGARGFLSKATTPEMLLRAVDVVARGGRFVPPDLRTQLNRSRSRRMSAPTLAPLSRREREVLRLLLQGCSTGEVARRFQRSASTISTQKKAAYQKLGIRSDVELFRIRHLLECG; encoded by the coding sequence ATGCCGCCCGTACTCCCACCGCTGCTCCCCGATCGGCCGCGCCGTCTGGCACTGCTGGATCCGCATCCGGTGCTGCGGCTGGGGGTGGAAGTATTGCTGCGCCAGCAGAGCGGTGTGCACGTGCGGGGCAGCTATGCCAACGAACGTGACCTGCTGCAACTGCTGGAAAGCGAACCGGGCTGCGTTGACCTGCTGGTGATCGATGCACTGCCGCTGGGCGATCTTGGCGATGGCCTGCAGCTGCTGCGCGGGTTGTCCCGACGCTGGCCCAGCGTGCCGATACTGGTGCTGTCCGCGCACTGCAATGCCAGCACCGTGGCCACGACGATGCAGGCCGGTGCACGCGGCTTCCTGTCCAAGGCGACTACGCCGGAAATGCTGCTGCGTGCGGTGGACGTGGTTGCCCGCGGTGGGCGTTTCGTGCCCCCGGATCTGCGCACGCAGCTGAATCGATCACGCTCGCGGCGCATGTCGGCGCCCACCCTGGCGCCCTTGAGCAGGCGTGAGCGCGAAGTGCTGCGGCTGCTGCTGCAAGGCTGCAGCACCGGCGAAGTCGCCCGGCGCTTCCAGCGCTCGGCCAGCACCATCAGCACGCAGAAGAAAGCGGCCTACCAGAAGCTTGGCATCCGCAGCGATGTCGAATTGTTCCGCATCCGCCACCTGCTGGAGTGCGGCTGA
- a CDS encoding DUF6165 family protein, whose amino-acid sequence MDAILTPVSIGELIDKITILEIKAERIDDATKLANVHTELDGLLPLLQQQLEAQPALAALKTQLKAINERMWEIQDQLRDKEAAQVFDAAFIQLARGVYGTNGERVQVKNEINRVAGSALVEEKQYQGE is encoded by the coding sequence GTGGACGCCATCCTGACCCCGGTATCGATCGGCGAGCTGATCGACAAGATCACCATTCTCGAGATCAAGGCCGAGCGCATCGACGATGCGACCAAGCTGGCCAACGTGCACACCGAACTTGACGGCCTGCTGCCGCTGCTGCAGCAGCAGCTTGAGGCACAGCCGGCACTGGCCGCGCTGAAGACGCAGCTGAAGGCCATCAACGAGCGCATGTGGGAGATCCAGGACCAGCTGCGCGACAAGGAAGCGGCGCAGGTGTTCGACGCGGCGTTCATCCAGCTGGCGCGCGGCGTGTACGGCACCAATGGCGAACGCGTGCAGGTGAAGAACGAGATCAACCGTGTCGCCGGTTCGGCGCTGGTCGAGGAAAAGCAGTACCAGGGCGAGTAA
- a CDS encoding TorF family putative porin: MKSKGMIVASATALAGLLCAGSVQAQVQVSGTAAVTSDYVWRGSSQSDGDPAAQVGAKVTVGSGWYASAWGSNVSFTPDNGARSEFDLVAGWSGALSPDWSLDANLTRYVYPGTGRALDWTELNVTTTWKQRAWLQVAHSNDALAGGRRGTYAQLGVRVPLNERVRLEAAVGQYWLATAQGPDYLHGQLSAIATLTPAWELRATVHDTDSAAKRLFPGNAGGRWELALQGSF, translated from the coding sequence GTGAAGAGCAAGGGGATGATCGTGGCCAGCGCGACCGCACTGGCGGGGCTGCTGTGCGCCGGCAGCGTGCAGGCGCAGGTACAGGTGAGTGGCACGGCGGCAGTGACCAGCGACTATGTGTGGCGCGGCAGCTCGCAGAGCGACGGCGATCCAGCCGCGCAGGTGGGGGCAAAGGTGACGGTGGGGTCGGGCTGGTATGCCAGCGCGTGGGGCTCGAATGTCTCGTTCACGCCGGACAACGGTGCACGCAGCGAGTTCGATCTCGTCGCCGGCTGGTCCGGCGCGCTGTCGCCGGACTGGAGCCTGGATGCGAACCTCACCCGTTATGTCTATCCGGGTACCGGTCGCGCACTGGACTGGACCGAACTCAATGTCACCACCACCTGGAAGCAACGCGCCTGGCTGCAGGTCGCCCACTCCAACGATGCGCTGGCCGGCGGCCGTCGCGGCACCTACGCGCAGCTGGGCGTGCGGGTGCCGTTGAACGAGCGCGTGCGCCTGGAAGCAGCGGTGGGGCAGTACTGGCTGGCCACCGCGCAGGGGCCGGACTACCTGCATGGCCAGCTCAGTGCCATCGCCACGTTGACGCCGGCCTGGGAACTGCGCGCCACCGTGCATGACACCGACAGCGCCGCCAAGCGGCTGTTCCCGGGCAATGCCGGTGGACGCTGGGAGCTGGCGCTGCAGGGCAGCTTCTAG
- a CDS encoding YehS family protein, translating into MINNDVLRSVRYSLDLGDHHVVTLCQMADPAFEVDVEQAKAWLLREDEPGFQPMSDSALAHFLDGLILHLRGQDEGQAPRTVETRIDNNLVLKKLRVAFQLRDVDMMEIFTSIGFTVSKSELGALFRQPGHKNYRRCLDQMLRNFLKGLSLRLRG; encoded by the coding sequence ATGATCAATAACGATGTGCTGCGCAGCGTGCGCTACTCCCTGGACCTCGGCGACCACCACGTGGTGACCCTGTGCCAGATGGCCGATCCGGCGTTCGAGGTGGATGTCGAGCAGGCCAAGGCCTGGCTGCTGCGTGAAGACGAGCCGGGCTTCCAGCCGATGAGCGACAGTGCGCTGGCGCACTTCCTCGATGGCCTGATCCTGCACCTGCGCGGCCAGGATGAGGGCCAGGCGCCGCGCACGGTGGAAACCCGCATCGACAACAACCTGGTGCTGAAGAAGCTGCGTGTGGCCTTCCAGCTGCGCGATGTCGACATGATGGAGATCTTCACCAGCATCGGCTTCACTGTCTCCAAATCCGAACTCGGCGCGCTGTTCCGCCAGCCCGGCCACAAGAACTATCGGCGCTGCCTGGACCAGATGCTGCGCAACTTCCTCAAGGGCCTGAGCCTGCGCCTGCGCGGCTGA
- a CDS encoding SDR family NAD(P)-dependent oxidoreductase → MTRTVLITGATSGFGAAAVHRFAQAGWKVIATGRRSERLQPLVERYGKEVVHAAVFDVRDPVAMEAALLALPPAFGDIDLLVNNAGLAQGTAPAQSASLKDWTTMIDTNITALVTLTHRLLPQLVERKGAIINISSVAGVYPYPGGNAYGGTKAFVSQFSLGLRSDLHGTGVRVTTIEPGMAETEFTVVRTHGDQVASDKLYTGANPMTAEDIAEQIFWVASLPPHLNINRLELMPVSQSFAGFQVAREG, encoded by the coding sequence ATGACCCGAACCGTCCTGATTACCGGCGCCACGTCCGGCTTCGGCGCCGCTGCCGTCCACCGCTTCGCCCAGGCGGGCTGGAAAGTGATCGCCACCGGCCGTCGCAGCGAACGCCTGCAGCCGCTGGTCGAGCGTTACGGCAAGGAGGTGGTGCACGCGGCCGTGTTCGACGTGCGTGATCCGGTCGCGATGGAAGCGGCGCTGCTGGCCCTGCCGCCGGCCTTCGGCGACATCGACCTGCTGGTCAACAATGCGGGTCTCGCCCAGGGCACCGCGCCGGCGCAGAGCGCCAGCCTGAAGGACTGGACGACGATGATCGACACCAACATCACCGCGCTGGTCACCCTGACCCATCGCCTGTTGCCGCAGCTGGTGGAGCGCAAGGGCGCCATCATCAACATTTCGTCGGTGGCCGGTGTCTATCCGTATCCGGGCGGCAATGCCTATGGCGGCACCAAGGCCTTCGTCAGCCAGTTCTCGCTGGGCCTGCGTTCGGACCTGCACGGTACCGGCGTGCGGGTGACCACCATCGAGCCGGGCATGGCCGAAACCGAGTTCACCGTGGTCCGCACCCATGGCGACCAGGTCGCGTCGGACAAGCTGTATACCGGCGCCAACCCGATGACCGCCGAGGACATCGCCGAGCAGATCTTCTGGGTAGCGAGCCTGCCGCCGCACCTGAACATCAATCGCCTGGAGCTGATGCCGGTCAGCCAGTCGTTCGCCGGCTTCCAGGTTGCCCGCGAGGGCTGA